One genomic segment of Streptomyces sp. NBC_00239 includes these proteins:
- a CDS encoding DUF317 domain-containing protein, translated as MKKTWTGWGPTADQPQQHYLVEPRYLGGGGDLRFVAEYLRASGWKDISRTGGPIVFDSPDRSVRVGFDPTAMPGGWTVSGQPIGQQPAWHATFTTAVPIEIVAGLTDTLTKPRSAHAPNVWAPLEQNGWETSRVEEDHQDPEQDLVHFVAVAPDRNAWLQYHQDGPSQAHWWAGARTEHGRAWDAVFTSTTPLHLVQEFSAALSDPTPVLRPRGNVPATKWIRTTSVSVRPSELGAWQQARITAARAATWARNSWSAARPRQRTPSSTHTTAGTKARR; from the coding sequence GTGAAGAAGACCTGGACAGGCTGGGGGCCGACCGCCGACCAGCCCCAGCAGCACTATCTGGTCGAGCCCCGCTACCTCGGCGGCGGTGGTGACCTCCGCTTCGTCGCCGAGTACCTGCGCGCCTCCGGCTGGAAAGACATCTCCCGCACGGGCGGCCCGATCGTCTTCGACAGCCCCGACCGCTCCGTACGGGTTGGCTTCGACCCCACGGCGATGCCCGGCGGCTGGACCGTCTCCGGACAGCCCATCGGGCAGCAGCCGGCCTGGCACGCCACGTTCACCACAGCCGTACCGATCGAGATCGTCGCCGGGTTGACCGACACCCTGACCAAACCGCGCTCCGCCCATGCCCCGAACGTGTGGGCCCCGCTGGAACAGAACGGGTGGGAGACCTCCCGTGTCGAGGAGGACCACCAGGACCCCGAGCAGGACCTGGTGCACTTTGTCGCGGTCGCCCCGGACCGCAACGCCTGGCTGCAATACCACCAGGACGGGCCCAGCCAGGCGCACTGGTGGGCCGGTGCCCGCACTGAGCACGGCCGCGCCTGGGACGCCGTCTTCACCTCCACGACACCACTGCACCTGGTCCAGGAGTTCTCGGCCGCGCTCTCGGACCCCACCCCAGTGCTGCGCCCACGAGGCAACGTCCCGGCCACGAAGTGGATCCGCACCACCTCGGTGTCCGTACGCCCTTCCGAACTCGGGGCCTGGCAGCAGGCCCGGATCACCGCCGCCCGCGCCGCCACCTGGGCCCGCAACTCCTGGAGCGCCGCCCGCCCCCGCCAGCGAACCCCCTCCAGCACCCACACGACAGCCGGCACCAAGGCCCGCCGCTGA
- a CDS encoding relaxase/mobilization nuclease, translating to MSSVDGLAEALGRPVSDQEGLTTEGTIVAHWHYLDYFTDDDRTWTSVEWAQHIDDPRRLHPFPATYRGDPRVIFHASVRLHPKDRELTPAEWSEVGYRLARVAGIAPPGEPNPSRWIAVRDQSHRLDLLANLIREDGNRAALPRQVHHVLAAECRRIEADLGLLSPREHHVSPFKANMLTATRPTTERLDPSIAAHLSDEAHRHLAVARRLMERAGQHLGAPLASPSPRLPAGFPAPRSPRGR from the coding sequence ATGTCCTCAGTGGACGGGCTCGCCGAAGCGCTGGGCCGACCCGTCAGCGACCAGGAGGGGCTGACCACCGAGGGCACGATCGTCGCCCACTGGCACTACCTCGACTACTTCACCGACGACGACCGGACCTGGACCTCGGTCGAGTGGGCCCAGCACATCGACGACCCGCGCAGGCTCCACCCGTTCCCCGCCACTTACAGGGGCGACCCCCGCGTCATCTTCCACGCCAGCGTCCGCCTGCACCCCAAGGACCGGGAACTCACTCCCGCCGAATGGTCCGAGGTCGGCTACCGGCTCGCGCGCGTCGCAGGGATCGCACCGCCCGGCGAACCGAATCCAAGCAGGTGGATCGCTGTTCGAGACCAGTCCCACCGCCTCGACCTGCTCGCCAACCTGATCCGCGAGGACGGCAACCGCGCGGCCCTGCCCAGGCAGGTTCACCACGTCCTGGCCGCGGAATGCCGGCGTATCGAAGCAGACCTTGGTCTTCTCTCCCCCCGAGAGCACCACGTCAGCCCCTTCAAAGCCAACATGCTGACCGCTACGCGGCCCACCACCGAGCGACTCGACCCCAGCATCGCGGCGCACCTGTCCGACGAGGCGCACCGGCATCTGGCCGTCGCGCGCCGCCTCATGGAGAGGGCAGGTCAGCATCTCGGCGCCCCGCTCGCAAGCCCTTCCCCGCGTCTCCCCGCCGGCTTCCCGGCGCCCCGTTCCCCCCGGGGCCGCTGA
- a CDS encoding TIGR02391 family protein, whose amino-acid sequence MTTNTAAPVSADALRTLPTPELGMLLLADLVKEPFFLPQNIFARARMAFRGVPDAEELVERIGEAWAWLQSKALVSVATSRPSDNHRVTKEGRELIGDPAALRKLEAAERLAGPLHPDLDGHVRTIFNLGEYETACFAAMKAVEVAVRNAAGLENSLVGVNLMRAAFRVANPQKTSPAGPLTDQGAEGGEQDAMTNLFAAAMGAFKNPPSHRTVVFDDAIEAAEIVQFADLLLRLVERAKARGAA is encoded by the coding sequence GTGACCACGAATACCGCTGCCCCTGTGTCGGCCGACGCTCTACGCACCCTCCCGACACCCGAGCTGGGGATGCTGCTGCTGGCGGACCTGGTCAAGGAGCCGTTCTTCCTGCCGCAGAACATCTTCGCTCGGGCCAGAATGGCCTTCCGAGGTGTTCCGGATGCGGAGGAGCTCGTCGAGCGAATTGGCGAAGCTTGGGCCTGGCTGCAGTCCAAGGCGCTGGTCAGCGTTGCGACCTCACGGCCCAGCGACAATCATCGGGTGACCAAGGAAGGTCGGGAGCTCATCGGCGATCCGGCCGCGCTCCGGAAGCTGGAGGCGGCCGAGCGCCTGGCGGGGCCCCTGCACCCTGACCTGGACGGGCACGTACGAACCATCTTCAACCTCGGCGAGTATGAGACGGCCTGCTTCGCTGCAATGAAGGCCGTCGAAGTCGCTGTCCGTAACGCCGCTGGTCTGGAGAACTCCCTCGTGGGTGTCAACCTGATGAGGGCAGCGTTCCGCGTGGCGAATCCTCAGAAGACTTCTCCAGCCGGCCCTCTCACCGATCAAGGGGCAGAAGGCGGCGAGCAAGACGCGATGACGAACCTCTTCGCCGCGGCGATGGGGGCCTTCAAGAATCCTCCGAGCCACCGCACAGTTGTCTTTGACGACGCGATTGAGGCAGCCGAGATCGTCCAGTTCGCGGATCTACTCCTGCGACTTGTCGAGCGAGCCAAAGCGCGAGGAGCCGCGTAG
- a CDS encoding VirB4 family type IV secretion system protein, with protein sequence MSQHRPGRRARRASASPLFTPHGTDRHARKAARRQLAEAQAKARAESTSSSGEHEPAESEMPLPLYSAAGRPGAASARANKLRLPAHRMTTAVAAGAYPFLAEGGLGADGIYIGRDVHAEAAFVFDPFTLYGKVDGFTNPNILLAGVIGQGKSALAKSFALRSVAFGYRVYVPCDPKGEWTPVAQALGGTSIALGPGLPGRLNPMDAAPRPPSVTEADWAGEIRKRRLLLLGSLARTVLGRDLMPMEHTALDITLDGVVKAAAAAGRTPLLGDIAHTLAQPALLDQAAGTVSGHLGDAARDLAHAMRRLVHGDLAGMFDAPSTVAFDPATPMLSIDLSRLGGSGDDTALVLAMTCASAWMESALTDPRGGRRWIVYDEAWRLMRHPALLQRMQSQWKLSRGLGIANLMVIHRLSDLLTAGDAGSQGRALAEGLLADCSTRIIYRQETDQVHAAATLLGLTSVETEAISHLSRGRGLWKVAGRSFIVQHLLHPAEQALFDTDARMH encoded by the coding sequence ATGTCCCAGCACCGCCCCGGACGCCGCGCCCGCCGCGCCTCCGCCAGCCCCCTGTTCACCCCCCACGGCACCGACCGCCATGCCCGCAAGGCAGCCCGCCGTCAGCTCGCCGAAGCCCAGGCCAAAGCCCGCGCCGAGTCCACCTCCTCCTCCGGCGAACACGAGCCCGCCGAGTCGGAGATGCCCCTCCCCCTCTACTCCGCCGCCGGACGGCCCGGCGCCGCCAGCGCCCGGGCCAACAAGCTCCGGCTGCCCGCCCACCGCATGACCACCGCCGTCGCCGCTGGCGCCTACCCGTTCCTCGCCGAAGGCGGTCTCGGAGCCGACGGCATCTACATCGGCCGCGACGTCCACGCCGAAGCCGCCTTCGTCTTCGACCCGTTCACCCTGTACGGCAAGGTCGACGGGTTCACCAACCCGAACATCCTGCTCGCCGGGGTGATCGGCCAGGGCAAGAGCGCCCTCGCGAAGAGCTTCGCGCTGCGGTCGGTCGCCTTCGGATACCGCGTGTACGTCCCCTGCGACCCCAAGGGTGAGTGGACGCCCGTCGCGCAGGCCCTCGGCGGCACCTCGATCGCGCTCGGCCCCGGCCTGCCCGGCCGCCTCAACCCCATGGACGCCGCCCCCCGCCCCCCGTCCGTGACAGAGGCCGACTGGGCGGGTGAAATCCGAAAGCGCCGCCTGCTCCTGCTCGGCTCCCTCGCCCGCACCGTCCTGGGCCGCGACCTCATGCCGATGGAGCACACCGCCCTCGACATCACCCTCGACGGCGTCGTCAAGGCCGCCGCCGCAGCTGGCCGCACCCCGCTCCTGGGCGACATCGCCCACACCCTGGCCCAGCCCGCCCTCCTCGACCAAGCAGCCGGCACCGTCTCCGGCCACCTCGGAGACGCGGCCCGCGACCTCGCCCACGCCATGCGCCGCCTGGTCCACGGTGACCTGGCCGGCATGTTCGACGCCCCCTCCACAGTCGCCTTCGACCCGGCCACCCCGATGCTGTCCATCGACCTGTCCCGCCTCGGCGGATCCGGAGACGACACCGCACTCGTCCTCGCCATGACCTGCGCCTCCGCCTGGATGGAGTCCGCCCTCACCGACCCGCGCGGCGGCCGACGGTGGATCGTCTACGACGAGGCGTGGCGCCTGATGCGCCACCCCGCGCTGCTGCAGCGCATGCAGTCCCAGTGGAAGCTCTCCCGCGGACTCGGCATCGCCAACCTCATGGTCATCCACCGGCTCTCCGACCTCCTGACCGCCGGTGACGCCGGATCCCAGGGCCGCGCCCTAGCCGAAGGCCTCCTCGCGGACTGCTCCACCCGCATCATCTACCGGCAGGAAACCGACCAGGTCCACGCAGCCGCCACCCTGCTCGGCCTGACCTCCGTCGAGACCGAAGCCATCTCCCACCTCAGCCGCGGGCGCGGCCTGTGGAAGGTCGCAGGCCGGTCCTTCATCGTCCAGCATCTGCTCCACCCCGCCGAGCAGGCCTTGTTCGATACCGACGCCCGAATGCATTGA
- a CDS encoding DUF6238 family protein, producing MTNTTIPPGDAHPYLRAATAGIRHHTRQSARTLGHADRVHLDVLHSHLTGLHLLMDQLAETTRPPHPAAGRHIAAAHLRLWQAATSLHEAFHTLPATESSTDAGCRPDRLPEGPPVLTICQRQLASGHAIRRKTTPADHGPRPARTA from the coding sequence TTGACCAACACCACGATCCCGCCCGGCGACGCCCACCCCTACCTGCGGGCCGCGACCGCCGGCATCCGCCACCACACCCGCCAGTCAGCACGAACGCTTGGCCACGCCGACCGTGTGCACCTGGACGTCCTGCACAGCCACCTGACCGGCCTCCACCTCCTGATGGACCAGCTCGCCGAGACCACCCGGCCCCCGCATCCGGCAGCCGGAAGGCACATAGCCGCCGCCCACCTGCGGCTGTGGCAGGCCGCGACGAGCCTCCACGAGGCCTTCCACACCCTCCCGGCCACCGAGTCCAGCACGGATGCGGGCTGCCGCCCCGACCGGCTGCCCGAGGGACCACCGGTCCTCACCATCTGCCAGCGCCAGCTCGCCTCCGGCCACGCCATCCGCCGCAAGACCACCCCCGCCGACCACGGCCCCCGCCCGGCACGCACCGCCTGA
- a CDS encoding SCO6880 family protein gives MSDLVLPLTIKFPHRSRRGILLGLSLPQLVLTSTALALLLATVVSTGLVGALALTPLWAAVAALVVIRRHGRSLIDWAPIVLRYAQRRRTGQSLWLARVVSRPRTDGVLHLPGTAASLRVVTPSGSQAAAVHDPHAQTLTAIARVSSRAFALLDPATQNSNVTSWGRALAGIARSGHIATVQVLERTVPDSGDTLTRHWTTHGHPQAPVAGQVYSELVSSAGPAAAPHESYLAISLDLKAAKRLISQAGGGLPGAFTVLGQTTASVAQAARGAGLMVTGWLTAREIAAVVRTAYDPKALAGLQQWSEHGRAEAEPAAAGPVVQVEEYDRVITDSARHATYWVENWPRTETTSGFLHGLMFTAGVRRSFSLIYVPQGLESALRDVQRTKATIIADAAERQRRGQVDSEADSVEYGDVKERERQLIAGHADVALTGLLTVSAETDAQLDAACAQIETAAVSAQVDLRRLIYQQPEALTLAALPLARTAL, from the coding sequence TTGTCTGACCTTGTCCTCCCCCTCACGATCAAATTCCCCCACAGGTCGCGGCGCGGCATCCTGCTCGGCCTGTCCCTGCCCCAGCTCGTCCTCACCTCCACCGCACTCGCCCTGCTCCTGGCCACCGTGGTCTCCACCGGCCTCGTCGGCGCCCTGGCCCTGACCCCCCTGTGGGCCGCGGTCGCAGCCCTCGTCGTCATCCGGCGCCACGGCCGCTCCCTGATCGACTGGGCGCCGATCGTCCTGCGCTACGCCCAGCGCCGGCGCACCGGCCAGAGCCTGTGGTTGGCCCGGGTGGTGTCCAGGCCCCGCACCGACGGTGTGCTCCACCTGCCCGGCACCGCCGCCTCGCTGCGCGTGGTCACCCCCTCCGGATCGCAGGCCGCCGCCGTCCACGACCCCCACGCCCAGACCCTGACCGCCATCGCCCGCGTCTCCAGCAGGGCCTTCGCCCTCCTTGACCCCGCCACCCAGAACAGCAACGTCACCTCGTGGGGCCGGGCCCTGGCCGGCATCGCCCGCAGCGGCCACATCGCCACCGTGCAGGTCCTGGAACGCACCGTCCCCGACAGCGGCGACACCCTGACCCGGCACTGGACCACCCACGGCCATCCCCAGGCCCCGGTCGCCGGGCAGGTGTACTCCGAGCTCGTCTCCTCCGCAGGGCCCGCCGCCGCCCCGCACGAGAGCTACCTGGCGATCTCCCTGGACCTGAAGGCCGCCAAGCGGCTCATCTCCCAGGCCGGCGGCGGACTGCCCGGTGCCTTCACCGTGCTCGGGCAGACCACCGCCTCCGTCGCCCAGGCCGCGCGCGGCGCCGGACTGATGGTCACCGGCTGGCTCACCGCCCGCGAGATAGCCGCCGTGGTCCGCACCGCGTACGACCCCAAGGCCCTGGCCGGGCTGCAGCAGTGGTCCGAGCACGGCAGGGCCGAGGCCGAACCGGCCGCCGCAGGTCCCGTTGTCCAGGTCGAGGAGTACGACCGCGTCATCACCGACAGCGCCCGTCACGCCACCTACTGGGTGGAGAACTGGCCGCGCACCGAGACCACGTCGGGCTTCCTGCACGGGCTGATGTTCACCGCCGGCGTGCGCCGCTCCTTCTCCCTTATCTACGTGCCCCAGGGACTCGAGTCCGCGCTGCGCGACGTGCAGCGCACCAAGGCCACGATCATCGCCGACGCCGCCGAACGCCAGCGCCGCGGACAGGTCGACTCCGAGGCCGACTCCGTCGAGTACGGGGACGTCAAGGAACGCGAGCGCCAGCTGATCGCCGGGCACGCCGACGTCGCCCTCACCGGACTCCTGACCGTCTCCGCCGAGACCGACGCCCAACTCGACGCCGCGTGCGCACAGATCGAAACCGCCGCCGTATCCGCCCAGGTCGACCTTCGCCGCCTGATCTACCAGCAGCCCGAAGCCCTCACCCTCGCCGCGCTGCCCCTGGCCCGCACCGCTCTGTAG
- a CDS encoding SCO6881 family protein, giving the protein MDFCSIPIASKLCSAADAIDFVNDPGKAITEGIGNWIAKSAGQFAAASADLAAEAVNTTTKVDLRAGWFVANYELLLPIGLTILVATFCAQLIRAAIRRDGQALTQAFTGTAGGVIFCFVAIAGTTVAIEVVDALSDGLFAAAGTSIEESVRRMVKASSVASMVPLGWMIPGIVGIGAGIGAILYWCVMMVRKVGILVLVTLAVFAGAGGGWEAARRWRRGWIEATATLVVSKLLMTIVFLLGISALGQTQAKDGLGALADCLAGVVIMMMVLLCPYATFKFVHWAAEGTDGESLHRAGGTGAQMAKQHTEQAARKAAAMAATGGAGAAAGAGAAPQGPAGFPGDIAANPTGGSGGEQNSAPMPSSGGGAATDALSKAVQPPPTSVSQDTSGQLGGSTGSSPSGPSGPSGSGGTGPVPRSTQEGPPQGAPAQGPAAASSPFASGPSPTGS; this is encoded by the coding sequence GTGGACTTCTGTTCCATCCCCATCGCCAGCAAGCTCTGCAGCGCCGCCGACGCCATCGACTTCGTCAACGACCCAGGCAAGGCCATCACCGAGGGCATCGGCAACTGGATCGCCAAGTCGGCCGGCCAATTCGCCGCCGCATCCGCCGACCTCGCCGCCGAAGCCGTCAACACGACCACCAAGGTCGACCTGCGCGCCGGCTGGTTCGTCGCCAACTACGAGCTGCTGCTGCCCATCGGCCTGACAATCCTGGTCGCCACCTTCTGCGCCCAGCTCATCCGGGCCGCGATCCGGCGCGACGGCCAGGCCCTGACCCAGGCCTTCACCGGCACCGCCGGCGGCGTGATCTTCTGCTTCGTCGCCATCGCCGGCACCACCGTCGCCATCGAAGTCGTCGATGCCTTGAGTGACGGCCTGTTCGCGGCAGCCGGCACCTCGATCGAAGAGTCGGTGCGCCGCATGGTCAAGGCCAGCTCTGTCGCCTCCATGGTGCCGCTGGGCTGGATGATCCCCGGCATCGTCGGTATCGGAGCCGGCATCGGGGCCATCCTCTACTGGTGCGTGATGATGGTCCGCAAGGTCGGCATCCTCGTCCTGGTGACCTTGGCTGTCTTCGCCGGAGCCGGAGGCGGATGGGAGGCCGCGCGGCGCTGGCGCCGGGGCTGGATCGAAGCCACGGCCACCCTGGTCGTCTCTAAGCTGCTGATGACGATCGTGTTCCTCCTGGGCATCTCCGCCCTGGGCCAGACCCAGGCCAAGGACGGTCTGGGCGCCCTCGCCGACTGCCTCGCCGGAGTCGTGATCATGATGATGGTCCTGCTCTGCCCGTACGCCACGTTCAAATTTGTCCACTGGGCGGCCGAGGGCACCGACGGCGAGTCGCTCCACCGGGCCGGTGGCACCGGCGCGCAGATGGCCAAGCAGCACACCGAGCAGGCAGCCCGCAAGGCAGCCGCGATGGCCGCCACCGGCGGAGCCGGCGCAGCTGCCGGAGCGGGCGCGGCACCGCAGGGCCCCGCCGGGTTCCCCGGCGACATCGCCGCCAACCCCACCGGTGGCTCCGGAGGCGAGCAGAACAGCGCCCCGATGCCGTCCTCCGGCGGGGGTGCGGCAACCGATGCGCTGTCCAAGGCGGTTCAGCCTCCGCCGACCAGCGTGAGCCAGGACACCAGCGGCCAGCTCGGCGGAAGCACCGGATCCTCCCCGTCCGGTCCCTCCGGTCCCTCGGGTTCGGGCGGTACGGGTCCCGTTCCCCGCAGCACCCAGGAAGGCCCGCCGCAGGGTGCACCTGCGCAGGGTCCGGCCGCCGCGAGCAGTCCCTTCGCGAGCGGTCCCTCGCCCACCGGCTCCTGA
- a CDS encoding DUF6112 family protein, whose translation MPISLADRVLYLAYDPGITPTDGGLPGLDVLKKVVNSINMFGIIAVVGALAVSLGVWAWGHHSGGHQAEANGKKGAVVAAGAALGLGAANGIVAFFSALGTQVK comes from the coding sequence ATACCCATTTCACTCGCAGACCGCGTCCTCTACCTCGCCTACGACCCCGGAATCACTCCAACGGACGGCGGCCTCCCCGGGCTCGACGTCCTGAAGAAGGTCGTCAACTCGATCAACATGTTCGGCATCATCGCCGTCGTCGGCGCCCTCGCCGTCTCCCTCGGCGTGTGGGCCTGGGGCCACCACAGCGGCGGCCACCAGGCCGAGGCCAACGGCAAGAAGGGCGCCGTCGTAGCCGCGGGCGCCGCCCTGGGCCTGGGCGCCGCCAACGGCATCGTCGCGTTCTTCTCCGCACTCGGAACGCAGGTCAAGTAG
- a CDS encoding C40 family peptidase has protein sequence MKAVAAAIGVLCLSPLVLATTAAMAAAGSGAASRSAACTPGGSSVDAAAVAKQVAAILGGQGGDSSIRVEGLELPDEQIPHAKTIVATGIALKVPERGQVVALATAIQESRLRNLTYGDRDSLGLFQQRPSQGWGTPEQIRDPVYASTKFYKGLLEVKGWQQMTITQAAQAVQLSGFPDAYAQWEPLARALQQAIVKTLPNGGTGQTGQEPGTAPGGAGGCKPGEDGADWGSIPEGTVPAGYKIPADASPKARTAIDWAMHQLGTLYQWGGTCTAPRGPDPMGRCDCSSLMQQAYAKSGIQLTRTTYTQVKEGDAVPANTLKPGDLLFTRGTAAVPEHVGMYIGAGLVINAPRTTKPVRIEKVGDWQILAVRRIPALNS, from the coding sequence TTGAAGGCCGTAGCCGCCGCCATCGGCGTCCTCTGCCTCTCCCCCCTCGTCCTCGCCACCACCGCCGCCATGGCCGCGGCCGGAAGCGGCGCCGCCTCCAGAAGCGCCGCCTGCACTCCCGGCGGCAGCAGCGTCGATGCCGCCGCGGTCGCCAAGCAGGTCGCGGCGATCCTCGGCGGCCAGGGCGGCGACAGCTCGATCCGCGTCGAGGGTCTGGAACTGCCCGACGAGCAGATCCCCCACGCGAAGACCATCGTCGCCACCGGCATCGCCCTGAAGGTGCCCGAGCGCGGACAGGTCGTCGCGCTCGCCACCGCCATCCAGGAATCCCGGCTCCGCAACCTCACCTACGGCGACCGCGACAGCCTCGGGCTGTTCCAGCAGCGGCCCAGCCAGGGCTGGGGCACCCCCGAGCAAATCCGCGACCCGGTCTACGCCTCCACGAAGTTCTACAAGGGGCTGCTGGAGGTCAAGGGGTGGCAGCAGATGACCATCACCCAGGCCGCCCAGGCCGTGCAGCTCTCCGGATTCCCGGACGCGTACGCGCAGTGGGAGCCGCTGGCCCGGGCCCTGCAGCAGGCCATCGTCAAGACCCTGCCGAACGGCGGCACAGGCCAGACCGGTCAGGAACCGGGTACCGCTCCGGGCGGTGCCGGTGGCTGCAAGCCGGGCGAGGACGGAGCCGACTGGGGCTCCATCCCGGAAGGGACCGTCCCCGCCGGGTACAAGATCCCTGCTGACGCCTCGCCGAAGGCCCGTACCGCGATCGACTGGGCGATGCACCAGCTCGGCACCCTCTACCAGTGGGGCGGCACCTGCACCGCGCCGCGCGGCCCCGACCCCATGGGCCGTTGCGACTGCTCCAGCCTCATGCAGCAGGCCTACGCCAAGTCCGGTATCCAGCTCACCCGCACCACGTACACGCAGGTCAAGGAGGGTGACGCCGTACCGGCGAACACTCTGAAGCCCGGCGACCTGCTCTTCACCCGCGGCACCGCCGCCGTCCCCGAGCACGTCGGCATGTACATCGGCGCCGGCCTGGTGATCAACGCACCGCGCACAACGAAACCGGTGCGGATCGAGAAGGTCGGCGACTGGCAGATCCTCGCCGTCCGCCGCATCCCCGCGCTCAACAGCTAG
- a CDS encoding DNA-methyltransferase yields MPFSLHQGDALSVLSTLPDNCVDSVITDPPYNSGGRTAKERTSRTARQKYTSADAGHALPDFTGENMDQRSYGFWLTQIMTEAQRATRPGGTALLFTDWRQLPITTDAIQAAGWTWRGVLAWHKPAARPQKGRFTQNCEFIVWGSNGDMDGSRNEVYLPGLYSGSQPTGRKRQHITQKPVSVMRELVKISPPGGTVLDFCAGSGSTGVAALLEGRDFIGVEKTKHYAEIASDRLTEALQQAYSQDDFVLSA; encoded by the coding sequence TTGCCTTTCTCCCTGCACCAGGGCGACGCCCTCAGCGTCCTGTCCACCCTCCCGGACAACTGCGTCGACTCCGTCATCACCGACCCGCCGTACAACTCAGGCGGGCGGACGGCGAAGGAGCGCACCTCCCGGACGGCCCGGCAGAAGTACACCTCCGCGGACGCCGGCCATGCCCTGCCGGACTTCACCGGCGAGAACATGGACCAGAGGTCTTATGGCTTCTGGCTGACGCAGATCATGACCGAAGCCCAGCGGGCGACCCGCCCCGGAGGCACGGCGCTGCTGTTCACCGACTGGCGCCAGCTGCCCATCACCACTGACGCGATCCAGGCCGCCGGCTGGACATGGCGCGGGGTGCTGGCCTGGCACAAGCCCGCCGCCCGCCCGCAAAAGGGGCGATTTACCCAAAATTGTGAGTTTATCGTCTGGGGATCCAACGGAGACATGGACGGCTCCCGGAACGAGGTCTACCTCCCGGGCCTGTACTCCGGCTCGCAGCCGACCGGCCGGAAGCGGCAGCACATCACGCAGAAGCCCGTCTCGGTGATGCGCGAGCTCGTCAAGATCAGCCCGCCGGGCGGCACCGTCCTGGACTTCTGCGCCGGCTCCGGCTCCACCGGTGTCGCAGCTCTGCTGGAGGGCCGGGACTTCATCGGCGTCGAGAAGACCAAGCACTATGCCGAGATCGCCTCCGACCGGCTCACCGAAGCCCTCCAGCAGGCCTATTCCCAGGACGACTTCGTCCTTTCCGCCTGA
- a CDS encoding DUF4913 domain-containing protein gives MDPIRVPEADLESIEASVRKLLDQSAQQARQLDSLAAAPDPMPFAGFSMPGLPGMPAPALPPDPKPILELDGEERENELDSLTDWVEDFLMPVYGAEITTAAPWCEQWQEHLDVVAWLHALWMAYQQHKDPEAGPSGMFVWHRDFLTHAMAAIRSAGGPLSACQTDPDRPAHRLLRGPGRSTRPASSAAEVEAGHAFEAAS, from the coding sequence ATGGATCCGATCCGCGTTCCCGAAGCCGACCTGGAGAGCATCGAGGCCAGCGTCCGCAAGCTCCTGGACCAGTCGGCCCAGCAGGCCCGGCAGCTCGACAGCCTGGCCGCCGCACCCGACCCGATGCCCTTCGCCGGCTTCTCCATGCCGGGCCTTCCCGGCATGCCCGCCCCCGCGCTGCCGCCCGACCCGAAGCCGATCCTGGAACTGGACGGCGAGGAACGGGAGAACGAACTCGACTCGCTGACCGACTGGGTGGAGGACTTCCTCATGCCGGTCTACGGCGCGGAGATCACCACCGCCGCGCCGTGGTGCGAACAATGGCAGGAACACCTCGACGTCGTGGCCTGGCTGCACGCCCTGTGGATGGCCTACCAGCAGCACAAGGACCCCGAGGCCGGGCCCAGCGGCATGTTCGTGTGGCACCGGGACTTCCTCACCCACGCGATGGCGGCCATCCGCTCGGCCGGTGGACCGCTCTCGGCCTGCCAGACCGACCCCGACCGCCCCGCGCACCGCCTGCTGCGAGGCCCCGGCCGATCCACCCGCCCAGCTTCCTCCGCAGCCGAGGTAGAAGCGGGCCACGCCTTCGAGGCGGCTTCGTGA
- a CDS encoding type II toxin-antitoxin system RelE family toxin: MSGNDQPAFGLTFDPRALTDLLQAPSDIRDLALVKLQDVVNANLFGGKLTHELDGLRKVYVDSRSAWRIVYATRRAPEGSAFHNEIHVVAVRPREQSDVYRTAAARLGIKRRPVDALTHAARGRSPQLGTTRTIPKPGPQTYVVPGLPQPALPLSPKGPSR, from the coding sequence GTGAGCGGCAACGACCAACCCGCATTCGGACTGACCTTCGACCCCCGTGCCTTGACCGACCTCCTCCAGGCACCCAGCGACATCCGCGACCTCGCGCTCGTCAAGCTCCAGGACGTCGTCAACGCCAACCTGTTCGGCGGGAAGCTCACCCACGAACTCGACGGGCTCCGCAAGGTCTACGTCGACTCCCGCTCGGCCTGGCGCATCGTCTACGCCACACGCCGAGCCCCCGAAGGATCCGCGTTCCACAACGAGATCCACGTCGTCGCGGTCAGGCCCCGTGAACAGAGCGACGTCTACCGCACCGCCGCCGCCCGCCTGGGGATCAAACGTAGGCCGGTCGACGCCCTCACCCATGCGGCCAGGGGCCGGTCTCCCCAGCTCGGCACCACTCGCACCATCCCCAAGCCCGGACCCCAGACCTACGTGGTCCCCGGACTTCCCCAGCCCGCCCTTCCCCTCAGCCCGAAAGGCCCCTCCCGTTGA